A single window of Halobacterium jilantaiense DNA harbors:
- a CDS encoding aldo/keto reductase produces MEFVTQAGDDVPAIGLGTWQMETETAYRAVSTALDLGYRHVDTAQLYENEAGVGRAIEDADVERDEVFLTTKVDPSNRTITDIVASVRESLRRLRVDHVDLLLIHWPHPLAELDTVMRGLDAARDEGLTRHIGVSNFGRDRLDRARDRSDAPIFTDQVLFHPWWPQRDLLAYCQREGVTLTGYSPLANGALVDDDTLAEIGRRYGKSPAQVALRWATQHENVLTIPMSTSRGHLAQNLDSFGFRLTRDEHDRITAPSTLRTGWAMTKSQLGI; encoded by the coding sequence ATGGAGTTCGTCACACAGGCCGGCGACGACGTCCCGGCCATCGGCCTCGGGACCTGGCAGATGGAGACCGAAACCGCCTATCGCGCGGTTTCCACAGCCCTCGACCTCGGGTATCGCCACGTCGACACGGCACAGCTCTACGAGAACGAGGCCGGTGTCGGCCGCGCTATCGAGGACGCCGACGTCGAACGCGACGAGGTGTTCCTCACCACGAAGGTCGACCCGTCCAACCGGACGATCACCGACATCGTCGCGTCCGTCCGCGAGAGCCTCCGGCGGCTCCGCGTCGACCACGTGGACCTCCTGCTCATCCACTGGCCGCATCCCCTCGCCGAACTCGATACCGTCATGCGAGGGCTCGACGCGGCCCGCGACGAGGGATTGACTCGACACATCGGCGTGAGCAACTTCGGGAGAGACCGCCTCGACCGCGCGCGAGACCGCTCGGACGCCCCCATCTTCACCGACCAGGTGCTGTTCCATCCGTGGTGGCCGCAGCGCGACCTGCTCGCGTACTGCCAGCGCGAGGGCGTGACGCTCACCGGCTACAGTCCGCTGGCGAACGGCGCGCTCGTCGACGACGACACGCTCGCCGAGATCGGCCGCCGCTACGGGAAGAGCCCCGCGCAGGTCGCGCTCCGCTGGGCGACCCAGCACGAAAACGTCCTCACGATTCCCATGTCCACGTCGCGCGGACATCTCGCCCAGAACCTCGATAGCTTCGGCTTCCGGCTCACTCGCGACGAACACGACCGAATCACCGCCCCCTCCACCCTCCGGACGGGCTGGGCGATGACGAAAAGCCAGCTCGGAATCTGA
- a CDS encoding DUF7553 family protein, whose product MNRHFTDAAYYVRRAAEEAATGLRTELQPVEDRARSLTGREAERDPTTRERVRQRASSAEQEARQAVRRVRQRT is encoded by the coding sequence ATGAACCGACACTTTACCGACGCAGCGTACTACGTCCGACGCGCCGCCGAAGAGGCTGCCACCGGCCTCCGAACGGAACTCCAGCCAGTCGAGGACCGCGCGCGCTCGCTGACCGGCCGCGAAGCCGAGCGCGACCCGACCACGCGCGAACGCGTGCGTCAGCGCGCCAGCTCCGCCGAACAGGAGGCCCGACAGGCGGTTCGCCGCGTCCGCCAACGCACCTAG
- a CDS encoding TrkH family potassium uptake protein, translating to MQVNVNWRQSVALVGTVLKYFAVTLAVPLFVALVYRDDILVFLVSIAATAALGLALERVDGDAELGLEEALLFVTLAWVGVSAVGTIPYLLAGVGTQSTVGLALDSPTALLHSLVNALFESTSGFTTTGATVLGEISFERHSHALLMYRQLTQWLGGMGIIVLMVAILPELAVNGAQLIDAEAPGPELQKLTPKISETARILWLVYAGFTVVCIGLLYSLHWLGLAPEMNLYNAVAHGFTTLPTGGFSPQAESIAAFTPAVQWLVIPFIVVAGTNFALFYFVLRGQYVEVFRNREFQGYIGAIVGIAVLLWGLLFTGAAPPLELGGVTLGVPENSLRQALFQTVTLLNSTGFATSDFAQWSEWAQVLLLGVMFIGGSAGSTGGGIKVIRWLVVLKAARRQLSTTVYPDVVEPVRLGGRVIDEDVVRSVFAFTFLYLFIFGVSAVGIALDASRVGLDLTTLEALSASIATIGNIGPGFGLLGPFGSYLAFPATTKLHMILLMWLGRLEVIPVLVLFTRSFWEW from the coding sequence ATGCAGGTGAACGTGAACTGGCGACAGAGTGTCGCGCTCGTCGGCACGGTGCTGAAGTACTTCGCAGTGACACTCGCAGTCCCCCTGTTCGTCGCCCTCGTGTACCGAGACGACATTCTGGTGTTTCTCGTGTCTATCGCGGCGACGGCCGCGCTCGGACTCGCGCTCGAACGGGTCGACGGTGACGCCGAACTCGGGCTAGAGGAAGCCCTCCTGTTCGTCACGCTCGCCTGGGTCGGCGTCTCCGCCGTCGGGACAATCCCGTACCTGCTCGCCGGCGTGGGCACACAATCGACAGTGGGCCTCGCTCTCGATTCGCCGACCGCCCTGCTCCACTCGCTCGTCAACGCGCTGTTCGAATCGACCTCGGGATTCACGACGACAGGGGCGACCGTGCTCGGCGAGATATCGTTCGAGCGGCACTCCCACGCGCTGTTGATGTACCGGCAGCTGACACAGTGGCTCGGGGGCATGGGAATCATCGTACTCATGGTCGCGATTCTCCCCGAACTGGCAGTCAACGGCGCGCAACTCATCGACGCCGAGGCCCCCGGACCGGAGCTGCAGAAGCTGACCCCGAAAATCTCCGAGACCGCGCGCATCCTCTGGCTCGTCTACGCCGGGTTCACGGTCGTGTGCATCGGTCTGCTGTACAGCCTCCACTGGCTCGGACTCGCGCCCGAGATGAACCTGTACAACGCGGTCGCCCACGGATTCACGACGCTTCCGACGGGCGGGTTCTCCCCGCAGGCCGAGAGCATCGCGGCGTTTACGCCGGCCGTCCAGTGGCTCGTCATTCCGTTCATCGTCGTCGCGGGGACGAACTTCGCGCTCTTCTACTTCGTCCTGCGCGGGCAGTACGTCGAGGTGTTCCGGAACCGGGAGTTCCAGGGGTACATCGGTGCCATCGTCGGTATCGCGGTGCTCCTGTGGGGGCTGCTGTTCACCGGGGCTGCGCCGCCGCTGGAACTGGGGGGCGTCACGCTGGGTGTCCCCGAGAACTCACTCCGGCAGGCGCTGTTCCAGACCGTCACGCTCCTCAACTCGACGGGGTTCGCCACGAGCGACTTCGCGCAGTGGAGCGAGTGGGCGCAAGTGCTGTTGTTGGGCGTGATGTTCATCGGTGGGTCGGCAGGCTCGACCGGTGGCGGCATCAAGGTGATTCGGTGGCTGGTCGTCCTCAAGGCCGCCCGGAGACAGCTCTCGACGACGGTCTACCCGGACGTCGTGGAGCCGGTTCGTCTCGGTGGGCGCGTCATCGACGAGGACGTCGTCAGAAGCGTCTTCGCGTTCACGTTCCTCTACCTGTTCATCTTCGGGGTGTCCGCCGTGGGTATCGCACTCGACGCGAGTCGCGTGGGACTCGACCTGACGACCCTCGAGGCGCTCAGCGCGAGCATCGCAACCATCGGAAACATCGGTCCCGGGTTCGGCCTGCTCGGACCGTTCGGGAGCTATCTCGCGTTCCCGGCGACGACGAAACTCCACATGATACTGCTGATGTGGCTCGGCAGACTCGAAGTGATTCCCGTGCTGGTGCTGTTCACTCGGTCGTTCTGGGAGTGGTAG
- a CDS encoding SprT-like domain-containing protein, whose amino-acid sequence MTVDDPGLDTAFYAIDTDASPEEFLAVARVYAREVVENYDLSVTVDDLDWTVSKRARRRAGAVRHRDGDPETVSLTWKVFTNRGWGAAAETVRHELVHVHLLNEHGDPSHGDRFEAWAERLQTAVTCELFAEPNYWVVCRDCGSRMARYRKSKLVQNPGDYRCGGCGGRLDAREAND is encoded by the coding sequence ATGACAGTCGACGACCCCGGGCTCGACACGGCGTTCTACGCCATCGACACCGACGCGTCTCCCGAGGAGTTCCTCGCGGTCGCGCGCGTCTACGCCCGCGAGGTCGTCGAGAACTACGACCTCTCTGTGACGGTCGACGACCTCGACTGGACGGTCAGCAAGCGCGCCCGACGGCGCGCCGGGGCCGTCCGGCACCGCGACGGCGACCCGGAGACGGTCTCGCTCACGTGGAAAGTGTTCACGAACCGCGGCTGGGGCGCGGCCGCGGAGACCGTCCGCCACGAACTCGTCCACGTCCACCTCCTGAACGAACACGGCGACCCGAGCCACGGCGACCGCTTCGAGGCCTGGGCCGAGCGCCTCCAGACCGCGGTGACCTGCGAGCTGTTCGCCGAGCCGAACTACTGGGTGGTCTGTCGGGACTGCGGCAGCCGGATGGCGCGCTACCGGAAGTCGAAGCTCGTGCAGAATCCCGGCGACTACCGGTGTGGCGGCTGCGGCGGCCGCCTCGACGCCCGCGAGGCGAACGATTGA
- a CDS encoding cob(I)yrinic acid a,c-diamide adenosyltransferase: MKIYTKRGDDGDTDLRTMERVSKASPRIEAYGTVDELNAAVGAIRPTGVDDLDDYLREVQNHLHVAQADFANPEPDEDDPQVREDHVDQVEAWIDACEEQLEPLESFILPGGSDAGAALHQARAVCRRAERRAVALQDHEDDVNETAVSYLNRLSDALFVFARLANDEAGVREESPSY, translated from the coding sequence GTGAAAATCTACACCAAGCGCGGGGACGACGGCGACACGGACCTCCGGACGATGGAGCGCGTGTCGAAGGCGAGCCCCCGAATCGAGGCCTACGGCACGGTCGACGAACTGAACGCCGCCGTGGGGGCCATCCGGCCGACCGGCGTCGACGACCTCGACGACTACCTGCGGGAGGTCCAGAACCACCTCCACGTCGCGCAGGCGGACTTCGCGAACCCGGAGCCCGACGAGGACGACCCGCAGGTCCGCGAGGACCACGTAGACCAGGTCGAGGCGTGGATCGACGCCTGCGAGGAACAGCTGGAGCCGCTGGAGTCGTTCATCCTCCCGGGCGGCAGCGACGCGGGCGCGGCGCTCCATCAGGCGCGGGCGGTGTGCCGGCGCGCCGAGCGGCGCGCGGTCGCGCTCCAGGACCACGAGGACGACGTGAACGAGACGGCCGTCTCCTACCTGAATCGGCTCTCGGACGCCCTCTTCGTGTTCGCGCGGCTGGCGAACGACGAGGCGGGTGTCCGCGAGGAGTCGCCGTCGTACTGA
- a CDS encoding glutaredoxin family protein, with product MALTLYALDGCPYCETVSDALDDHGIDYETEWVEAMHSERNEVKRVSGQRGVPVLVDDERGVTMAESENILGYVEATLA from the coding sequence ATGGCGCTGACCCTGTACGCACTCGACGGCTGCCCGTACTGCGAGACGGTCTCGGACGCGCTCGACGACCACGGCATCGACTACGAGACGGAGTGGGTCGAGGCGATGCACTCCGAACGGAACGAAGTGAAGCGCGTGAGCGGCCAGCGCGGCGTGCCCGTGCTCGTGGACGACGAGCGCGGCGTGACGATGGCCGAGAGCGAGAACATCCTGGGCTACGTGGAGGCGACGCTGGCGTGA
- a CDS encoding NAD(P)/FAD-dependent oxidoreductase, with translation MTDVAVVGGGPAGLTAAQYAAKNDLDTVLFDTDESWMHKAHLFNYPAVRSISGDEFLTVARGQARSRGADLQDAEVTAVEETEDGFVVTTDDGDEYDAEYVVLATGGDRSLAADLGCAFTDEDVVDVNVDMETSVDGVYATGAMGRAEKWQAVIAAGDGAAAVLDILSTEKGEYYHDFDMPSDVPEL, from the coding sequence GTGACTGACGTAGCAGTCGTCGGCGGCGGCCCCGCCGGCCTGACAGCGGCACAGTACGCGGCCAAGAACGACCTCGACACCGTTCTCTTCGACACGGACGAGTCCTGGATGCACAAGGCCCACCTCTTCAACTACCCCGCGGTGCGCTCCATCAGCGGCGACGAGTTCCTCACCGTCGCCCGCGGCCAGGCGCGCTCCCGCGGCGCTGACCTCCAGGACGCCGAAGTCACCGCCGTCGAAGAAACCGAGGACGGCTTCGTCGTGACGACCGACGACGGCGACGAGTACGACGCGGAGTACGTCGTGCTCGCCACCGGTGGCGACCGCAGCCTCGCCGCGGACCTCGGCTGCGCGTTCACCGACGAGGACGTCGTCGACGTGAACGTCGACATGGAGACCAGCGTCGACGGCGTCTACGCCACCGGCGCGATGGGCCGCGCCGAGAAGTGGCAGGCCGTCATCGCCGCGGGCGACGGAGCCGCCGCCGTCCTCGACATCCTCTCGACGGAGAAAGGCGAGTACTACCACGACTTCGACATGCCGTCGGACGTCCCCGAGCTCTAA
- a CDS encoding pirin family protein encodes MVSDAPRSPDGPVPGERVRHGTGVHSTRAFPTQGFPGHLDPFVLFERFYIDPEDGFPMHPHRGFEIVSYMLNGGMDHEDSLGVANTAREGDAMRITTGEGIRHSEFPADGRACNGLQLWVNLPRDRKDADPDYVDASASDLPTSDRGGATVTTVVGEDSPLSLHTPMEYLDASVTDAWEWTVPDGWSGFLFGVDGEGTVEESAFGVGDVAAFADGGTAQLRSDSGLRVVAVAGEPHDQPIQQRGPFVL; translated from the coding sequence ATGGTCAGCGACGCCCCGCGCAGTCCCGACGGCCCCGTCCCCGGTGAGCGAGTCAGACACGGCACCGGCGTCCACTCGACGCGAGCGTTCCCCACGCAGGGGTTCCCGGGCCACCTCGACCCGTTCGTGCTGTTCGAGCGCTTCTACATCGACCCCGAGGACGGCTTCCCGATGCACCCCCACCGCGGGTTCGAAATCGTCTCCTACATGCTCAACGGCGGCATGGACCACGAGGACTCGCTCGGCGTCGCGAACACCGCCCGCGAGGGCGACGCCATGCGCATCACCACGGGCGAGGGGATTCGCCACTCCGAGTTCCCCGCCGACGGCCGCGCGTGCAACGGCCTCCAACTCTGGGTGAATCTCCCCCGCGACCGGAAGGACGCCGACCCAGACTACGTGGACGCGAGCGCCAGCGACCTCCCCACTTCCGACCGCGGCGGCGCGACCGTGACGACCGTCGTCGGCGAGGACTCCCCGCTCTCGCTCCACACGCCGATGGAGTACCTCGACGCGTCCGTGACCGACGCCTGGGAGTGGACCGTCCCCGACGGCTGGTCCGGCTTCCTGTTCGGCGTCGACGGCGAGGGCACGGTCGAAGAGAGCGCGTTCGGCGTGGGCGACGTGGCCGCCTTCGCTGACGGGGGCACGGCGCAACTCCGGAGCGACTCGGGGCTCCGGGTGGTCGCCGTGGCCGGCGAGCCACACGACCAGCCCATCCAGCAGCGCGGCCCGTTCGTGCTCTGA
- a CDS encoding aldehyde dehydrogenase family protein: MPEGFSIDADWSELYVGGEWTTGESTETIPNEDPSTREVVTEVAAATEADVDAAYEAAAEAQAEWAEAPPAQRAAVVQQFLHALDEHSEDVIDLLAHEVGGSRVMGETSIQIASDHASEAATLPRRMKGEHAESNIPGKENLVERGPKGVVTVISPWNFPLNLSARAVLPAIAAGNSVVLKPSSNSPITGGLLFAKLFEETDLPDGVVNVVTGQGSDIGDRVASHPESDVVSFTGSTSVGQHVAGLAGENLAVPAMELGGNNAFVVASDADVDRAIDAATFGSFVHQGQVCISINRHIVHEDVYDEYVEKLTERAEELAVGSAHEGDTVVGPIIDESQRDEMLGYVEETVDAGATLETGGETADLDGVDDSLVVRPTVLSGVTNDMAAACNEHFGPIAPVIPFSTVDEAVDIANDTEYGLSGAVHAGDLSVAKDIAGRMETGNVHINDQPINDEAHVPFSGTGASGVGEYNSDAFLREVTETKWISIQHEPRDYPL; this comes from the coding sequence ATGCCAGAGGGCTTCTCCATCGACGCGGACTGGAGCGAACTGTACGTCGGCGGCGAGTGGACCACCGGCGAGAGCACCGAGACCATCCCGAACGAGGACCCGTCGACGCGCGAGGTGGTCACGGAGGTGGCCGCGGCGACGGAGGCCGACGTGGACGCCGCTTACGAGGCGGCCGCCGAGGCCCAGGCCGAGTGGGCCGAGGCCCCGCCCGCGCAGCGGGCCGCCGTCGTCCAGCAGTTCCTGCACGCGCTCGACGAGCACAGCGAGGACGTCATCGACCTGCTCGCCCACGAGGTCGGCGGCTCCCGCGTCATGGGCGAGACCTCCATCCAGATCGCCTCCGACCACGCCAGCGAGGCGGCGACGCTGCCGCGACGCATGAAAGGCGAGCACGCCGAGTCCAACATCCCCGGCAAGGAGAACCTCGTCGAGCGCGGCCCGAAGGGTGTCGTCACGGTCATCTCGCCGTGGAACTTCCCCCTGAACCTCAGCGCCCGCGCGGTGCTGCCAGCTATCGCCGCCGGCAACAGCGTCGTCCTGAAGCCGTCCTCGAACTCCCCGATTACGGGCGGGCTGCTGTTCGCGAAGCTCTTCGAGGAGACCGACCTGCCGGACGGCGTCGTCAACGTCGTCACCGGCCAGGGCTCGGACATCGGTGACCGCGTCGCCAGCCACCCCGAGAGCGACGTGGTCTCGTTCACCGGCTCCACGTCGGTCGGCCAGCACGTCGCGGGGCTCGCCGGCGAGAACCTCGCCGTGCCCGCGATGGAACTCGGCGGGAACAACGCCTTCGTCGTCGCGAGCGACGCCGACGTCGACCGCGCCATCGACGCCGCGACGTTCGGCTCGTTCGTCCACCAGGGTCAGGTCTGCATCTCCATCAACCGCCACATCGTCCACGAGGACGTCTACGACGAGTACGTCGAGAAGCTCACCGAGCGCGCCGAGGAACTCGCGGTCGGCAGCGCCCACGAGGGCGACACCGTCGTCGGCCCCATCATCGACGAATCCCAGCGCGACGAGATGCTGGGCTACGTCGAGGAGACGGTCGACGCCGGCGCGACCCTCGAAACCGGCGGTGAGACCGCCGACCTCGACGGCGTCGACGACTCGCTGGTCGTCCGGCCGACCGTCCTCTCGGGCGTGACCAACGACATGGCGGCCGCCTGCAACGAGCACTTCGGCCCCATCGCGCCCGTCATCCCGTTCTCGACCGTCGACGAGGCCGTCGACATCGCGAACGACACCGAGTACGGACTCTCGGGGGCCGTCCACGCGGGCGACCTCTCGGTCGCGAAGGACATCGCCGGGCGCATGGAGACCGGCAACGTCCACATCAACGACCAGCCCATCAACGACGAGGCCCACGTGCCGTTCAGCGGCACCGGGGCCTCCGGCGTGGGCGAGTACAACAGCGACGCGTTCCTCCGCGAGGTCACGGAGACCAAGTGGATCTCCATCCAGCACGAGCCCCGCGACTACCCGCTGTAA
- a CDS encoding tRNA-binding protein, with product MFDTTFAVGEVVAAEAFPEARKPELAKLDIDLDDGEPVQSAAQTGYNYDPEELVGRQVLCATDLGTVNIAGYESEVLTVGVPDEDGNPVLVGPDEAVPPGGELY from the coding sequence ATGTTCGACACGACGTTCGCGGTCGGCGAAGTCGTCGCCGCCGAGGCGTTCCCGGAGGCCCGGAAACCCGAACTGGCGAAACTCGATATCGACCTCGACGACGGCGAGCCCGTGCAGTCCGCCGCCCAGACCGGCTACAACTACGACCCCGAGGAACTCGTCGGTCGGCAGGTGCTCTGTGCGACCGACCTCGGCACGGTGAACATCGCCGGCTACGAGTCGGAGGTGCTGACTGTCGGCGTTCCGGACGAGGACGGCAACCCCGTGCTCGTCGGCCCAGACGAGGCCGTGCCGCCGGGCGGCGAACTCTACTGA
- the trkA gene encoding Trk system potassium transporter TrkA, which yields MRVIIAGAGQVGTRVAAELDADHDVVLIDTDAERIDRLSYDLDVLTVTGDSSAIDTLREAGIEDADILIASTDSDEINILTCATAKALADVTTVARVKDVKYIDTWDQAENVFDVDFMVGTNLLTVAAAAGGTGLSAARNFDVFAGGMVQMAEFEVGADSPLVDQSVREADQFDGLTFAAILRGGTTIVPTGETRIQAGDDVVVVGPPQSVHAFGAELASREPDAKNVLVIGGSDVGYHTARLLEERGLRPHLVAANADRARELAERLSTTTVRNRDPTDRDFLESERMTDVDVVVAALDHDSEENLLAALRAQRRGADRSVAIVDHGEYVDLFEAAGVDVAVNPRRATATEIIEFVRDQDTQNVALLEDNQAQVIEIRIDRDSVLTGRPIRESVGDLPEGVVVGAITRNGSFLVPRGDTVIETGDHAVILADSDVVEETIARL from the coding sequence ATGCGGGTGATAATTGCCGGCGCTGGTCAGGTGGGAACCAGGGTTGCAGCGGAACTCGATGCGGACCACGACGTCGTACTGATCGACACCGATGCCGAACGAATCGACAGGCTCAGCTACGACCTCGACGTCCTCACGGTCACCGGCGACAGTTCGGCCATCGACACGCTCCGAGAGGCCGGCATCGAGGACGCCGACATCCTCATTGCGAGCACCGACAGTGACGAGATCAACATCCTCACGTGCGCTACGGCGAAGGCTCTCGCCGACGTGACGACAGTCGCCCGGGTCAAGGACGTGAAATACATCGACACCTGGGACCAGGCCGAGAACGTCTTTGACGTCGATTTCATGGTCGGAACGAACCTGTTGACCGTCGCCGCCGCCGCCGGCGGGACCGGTCTGTCGGCCGCACGCAACTTCGACGTGTTCGCCGGCGGGATGGTCCAGATGGCCGAGTTCGAAGTCGGTGCCGACAGCCCGCTCGTGGACCAATCGGTACGTGAGGCCGACCAGTTCGATGGGCTCACGTTCGCTGCGATTCTTCGAGGCGGAACGACCATCGTCCCGACCGGCGAGACGCGTATTCAGGCTGGAGACGACGTGGTCGTCGTGGGGCCGCCGCAGTCGGTACACGCGTTCGGAGCCGAACTGGCTTCCAGGGAGCCCGACGCGAAGAACGTCCTGGTCATCGGGGGAAGTGATGTCGGCTACCACACGGCCCGGCTGCTGGAGGAGCGCGGCCTCCGTCCCCATCTCGTGGCGGCGAACGCTGACCGCGCCAGGGAGCTCGCCGAACGGCTGTCCACCACCACGGTTCGAAACAGGGATCCGACCGACCGGGACTTTCTGGAGAGCGAACGGATGACAGACGTCGATGTCGTCGTCGCAGCCCTCGACCACGACAGTGAGGAGAACTTGTTGGCTGCCTTGCGGGCCCAGCGGCGGGGAGCAGACCGGTCGGTCGCCATCGTGGACCACGGTGAGTACGTCGATCTGTTCGAAGCGGCCGGCGTCGACGTCGCCGTGAATCCGCGCCGAGCGACGGCCACGGAGATTATCGAATTCGTTCGCGACCAGGACACGCAGAACGTCGCCCTGTTGGAAGACAATCAGGCGCAGGTGATCGAGATTCGGATCGACAGGGACAGCGTCCTCACGGGGCGACCGATCAGGGAGTCGGTCGGTGACCTCCCGGAGGGCGTCGTCGTGGGCGCGATTACGCGAAACGGGAGTTTCCTCGTGCCGCGGGGTGACACCGTGATAGAGACCGGAGATCACGCCGTGATACTCGCGGACAGTGACGTCGTCGAAGAGACGATTGCCCGCCTATGA
- a CDS encoding DUF547 domain-containing protein: MFAPNARTTSPYDLVAAAQRLRHAAHHEREADALFDSLADVTDGVLGVLRDDQDAALAFWLNVHGALVDRGRSGDRARCEVAGETLTADDVKHGVLRANRWKYGFGYLPDPLPGDFLRRHRLRELDERVHFATLTARHVPGMAVTFTAANVDDELYSLTRRYLQEAAEYDPERGVVAVPRVCFWYRGDFGGASGVLSLLATHGVVPVDATPRLTYVAPAGSGDSVVPTERARGDAQ; the protein is encoded by the coding sequence GTGTTCGCCCCCAACGCCAGAACGACGTCGCCGTACGACCTCGTCGCCGCCGCACAGCGCCTCCGCCACGCCGCCCACCACGAGCGTGAGGCCGACGCCCTCTTCGACTCGCTGGCGGACGTCACCGACGGCGTGCTGGGTGTGCTGCGCGACGACCAGGACGCCGCGCTCGCGTTCTGGCTGAACGTCCACGGCGCGCTCGTCGACCGCGGCCGGAGCGGCGACCGGGCGCGCTGCGAGGTCGCGGGCGAGACGCTGACCGCCGACGACGTGAAACACGGGGTCCTCCGCGCGAACCGCTGGAAGTACGGCTTCGGCTACCTCCCGGACCCGCTGCCCGGGGACTTCCTGCGACGACACCGACTCCGGGAACTGGACGAACGCGTCCACTTCGCGACGCTCACCGCCCGCCACGTCCCCGGCATGGCGGTGACGTTCACGGCCGCGAACGTCGACGACGAACTGTACTCGCTCACGCGACGGTACCTCCAGGAGGCCGCCGAGTACGACCCCGAGCGCGGCGTCGTCGCGGTGCCGCGCGTCTGCTTCTGGTACCGCGGGGACTTCGGGGGCGCGTCGGGCGTGCTGTCGCTGCTCGCCACCCACGGCGTCGTTCCCGTCGACGCCACGCCGCGGCTGACGTACGTCGCGCCCGCGGGCAGCGGCGACTCGGTCGTGCCGACGGAGCGGGCGCGCGGCGACGCCCAGTAG
- a CDS encoding DUF7839 domain-containing protein, which produces MADSPSNGELGVLRSKRNATRYQILVEIAERQPAVSQQEIADEIGVTAQAVSDYLGDLVEEGHARKHGRGRYEVTKEGVDWLISQTDDLRSFVEYVSENVLEEVEVDTAIATAAIEEGERVSLSMRDGVMHATPGDAGSATAVAVTDADAGQDVGAAEFEGMLAYDPGEVTVLSTPAVQRGGSAALPEDAVADRLAAHDLVVAAGVEALVAVRDAGVEPDVRFGTASAVPAAASRGLSVLLVVSADLLSEHTDPLRERNLGYEVVEPGAD; this is translated from the coding sequence ATGGCCGACTCACCGAGCAACGGGGAACTGGGCGTCCTCCGGAGCAAGCGGAACGCGACCCGGTACCAGATACTCGTCGAAATCGCCGAGCGCCAGCCCGCGGTCAGCCAGCAGGAGATCGCCGACGAAATCGGCGTCACCGCGCAAGCGGTCAGCGACTACCTCGGCGACCTCGTCGAGGAAGGCCACGCGCGCAAGCACGGCCGCGGCCGCTACGAGGTCACGAAGGAGGGCGTCGACTGGCTCATCTCCCAGACCGACGACCTCCGTTCGTTCGTCGAGTACGTCTCGGAGAACGTCCTCGAAGAGGTCGAGGTCGACACCGCCATCGCGACGGCCGCCATCGAGGAAGGCGAGCGCGTCTCGCTCTCCATGCGGGACGGCGTGATGCACGCGACGCCCGGCGACGCCGGCAGCGCGACCGCGGTCGCAGTCACCGACGCAGACGCCGGTCAGGACGTCGGTGCCGCCGAGTTCGAGGGGATGCTCGCCTACGACCCGGGCGAGGTCACCGTGCTCTCCACGCCGGCCGTCCAGCGCGGCGGCAGCGCGGCGCTCCCCGAGGACGCCGTCGCCGACCGCCTCGCCGCCCACGACCTCGTCGTCGCGGCGGGCGTCGAAGCGCTGGTCGCGGTCAGGGACGCCGGCGTCGAACCCGACGTCCGGTTCGGCACCGCCAGCGCGGTGCCGGCCGCCGCCAGCCGCGGGCTCTCCGTCCTCCTCGTCGTGAGCGCCGACCTGCTCTCCGAACACACGGACCCGCTGCGCGAGCGCAACCTCGGCTACGAGGTCGTCGAACCCGGTGCCGACTGA